The proteins below are encoded in one region of Knoellia sp. S7-12:
- a CDS encoding GIY-YIG nuclease family protein has translation MSESEGTGPVEVVFPTSIDAILDSDIDGLLDTKEKAAKVTASDRLERAFLEVVEFRRAHGRVPSSTTLEIAERKLGARLDGILASDDKIAALMELDEFGLLDKPEGPASIDDLLGSDDIDLLGDESGLLDVSDLPVRRQVHDSGEVARRTKAQDFEQYEPLFKQKHVELQEGTSKLLPYSGMTHIVPGAFFVLNGVMLFIAEVGETEYKKTTVRENKRERLRCVFENGTESSMYRQSLGIRLSDEDGHIIVQTDVPEILTDDEVSGYIYVLESLSDDPQIAALKDLHKIGFSRDSVERRIKNAVKSPTYLMAPVEVVATYRTYNLKASALENLLHRVFAEVRLDLTQVDRKGRNYDPSEWFIVPRGVIDQAIDLIISGDIVRYVYDSKAQRLVERGR, from the coding sequence GTGAGTGAGAGTGAGGGCACTGGACCGGTCGAAGTGGTCTTCCCGACCAGCATCGACGCCATCCTCGACTCCGACATCGACGGTCTGCTCGACACCAAGGAAAAGGCGGCCAAGGTTACCGCCAGTGACCGGCTCGAGCGGGCTTTCCTGGAGGTCGTGGAGTTCCGGCGTGCTCACGGCCGGGTCCCGAGCTCAACGACGCTGGAGATCGCCGAGCGCAAGCTCGGCGCGCGACTGGACGGTATCCTCGCAAGCGACGACAAGATTGCGGCTCTGATGGAGCTCGACGAGTTCGGCCTACTGGATAAGCCCGAGGGGCCGGCGTCGATCGACGACCTGCTCGGAAGCGACGACATCGACCTGCTCGGGGATGAGTCGGGCCTGCTGGACGTTTCAGACCTGCCGGTACGCCGCCAAGTCCATGACAGCGGTGAGGTTGCCCGACGCACCAAGGCGCAGGACTTCGAGCAGTACGAGCCGCTGTTCAAGCAGAAGCATGTCGAGCTGCAGGAGGGCACAAGCAAGCTGCTGCCATATTCAGGCATGACCCACATTGTGCCCGGGGCATTTTTCGTGCTCAACGGCGTCATGCTGTTCATCGCTGAGGTCGGAGAAACCGAGTACAAGAAGACCACCGTGCGCGAAAACAAGCGTGAACGGCTCCGGTGCGTTTTCGAGAACGGCACCGAGTCCTCGATGTACCGCCAGTCCCTTGGAATCAGGCTGAGCGACGAGGACGGACACATCATCGTCCAGACCGACGTTCCCGAGATCCTCACCGACGACGAGGTCAGCGGCTACATCTATGTCCTGGAATCTCTCAGCGATGACCCCCAGATCGCCGCCCTGAAGGACCTGCACAAGATCGGCTTCTCGCGCGACTCGGTTGAAAGACGGATCAAGAACGCCGTGAAATCGCCGACGTACCTGATGGCTCCCGTCGAGGTGGTCGCCACATACCGCACGTACAACCTCAAGGCGTCAGCTCTGGAGAACCTCCTTCACCGCGTGTTCGCGGAGGTCCGGCTAGATCTGACCCAAGTCGACCGCAAAGGTCGCAACTACGACCCGTCCGAATGGTTTATCGTCCCGAGGGGCGTGATCGACCAGGCGATCGACCTGATCATCTCTGGGGACATCGTCCGCTACGTCTACGATTCCAAGGCCCAGAGGCTAGTCGAGCGTGGCCGCTAG
- a CDS encoding DEAD/DEAH box helicase family protein — protein MNATKRPINVVDVTYARTGGSVNTDAMGMREMQQRVFAVRDAQHLLVKAPPASGKSRALMFVGLDKLYNQGRSKVIVAVPERSIGASFASTELTKFGFFADWEVKSEHNLCDPGSSQGKVGAFIDFLNGPDAVLVCTHATLRFAFEKVAPEAFNGTVLAIDEFHHVSADVESSRLGALLREVMKGSDVHIVAMTGSYFRGDSVPVLSAEDEARFTPVTFNYYDQLNGYEHLHSLGIGHHFYQGRYTDAIGEVFDLDKKTIIHIPNVNSGESTKDKIEEVGFIIDAIGHVESTDPDTGIISIRRSDTGVILRLADLVDDTDQKKRADTLHYLSTVASKDRDAADVILALGMAKEGFDWPFAEHALTVGYRASLTEVIQIIGRVTRDSPHKEHAQFTNLIAEPDASQTEVKVSVNNMLKAITASLLMEQVLAQNFEFKTKRLGDDEPTPPGVIRIKGFKEPSTERVKQIVETDLNDLKATILQDDTFAKAAIGSADPETTNKVLIPKIIRERYPDLDESQVEELRQQVVVDSVIKNGEVREVGDKRFIKMSEKFVNIDDININLIDSVNPFQRAFEVISKSVTPSVLRIISDAITATRVEITEEEALAAWPKIQQWAKVNGRKPNVRSDEPTEKRYAEVLLFLQRKKQERDAAARATQMADES, from the coding sequence GTGAACGCGACCAAGAGGCCGATCAACGTCGTCGATGTGACCTACGCCCGCACGGGCGGGTCGGTGAACACCGACGCGATGGGCATGCGAGAGATGCAGCAGCGCGTCTTCGCCGTGCGCGACGCCCAGCATCTGCTGGTCAAGGCTCCGCCAGCCTCGGGCAAGTCGCGTGCGCTGATGTTCGTCGGCCTCGACAAGCTTTACAACCAGGGTCGGAGCAAGGTCATCGTCGCGGTGCCCGAGCGGTCGATCGGCGCGTCGTTCGCCTCGACCGAGCTCACCAAGTTCGGGTTCTTCGCCGACTGGGAGGTCAAGTCGGAGCACAACCTCTGCGACCCCGGCTCCTCGCAGGGCAAGGTCGGCGCGTTCATCGACTTCCTCAACGGCCCGGACGCCGTGTTGGTGTGTACGCACGCGACGCTGCGGTTCGCCTTCGAGAAGGTCGCCCCCGAAGCGTTCAACGGCACCGTGCTAGCGATCGACGAGTTCCACCACGTCTCCGCGGACGTCGAGTCCAGTCGCCTCGGTGCGTTGCTGCGCGAAGTCATGAAAGGCTCGGATGTGCACATCGTCGCGATGACCGGCTCGTACTTCCGCGGCGACTCGGTCCCGGTGCTGTCGGCGGAGGACGAGGCCCGGTTCACGCCTGTCACGTTCAACTACTACGACCAGCTCAACGGGTACGAGCACCTGCACTCGCTCGGCATCGGCCACCACTTCTACCAGGGCCGCTACACCGACGCGATCGGCGAGGTCTTCGATCTCGACAAGAAGACGATCATCCACATCCCGAACGTGAACTCGGGCGAGTCCACCAAGGACAAGATCGAGGAGGTCGGGTTCATCATCGACGCGATCGGCCACGTAGAGTCGACCGACCCTGATACTGGGATCATTAGCATCCGCCGGTCCGATACTGGAGTGATCCTGCGCCTGGCTGACTTGGTGGACGACACCGACCAGAAGAAGCGCGCCGACACCCTGCACTATCTCTCCACGGTCGCCTCGAAAGACCGGGACGCCGCGGACGTGATCCTCGCACTCGGGATGGCCAAGGAAGGCTTCGACTGGCCCTTCGCCGAGCACGCCCTCACCGTCGGCTACAGGGCCTCGCTGACCGAAGTGATCCAGATCATCGGCCGCGTTACCCGTGACTCCCCGCACAAGGAGCATGCCCAGTTCACGAACCTGATCGCCGAACCCGACGCCTCGCAGACCGAGGTGAAGGTGTCGGTGAACAACATGCTCAAGGCAATCACCGCATCGCTCCTGATGGAGCAGGTACTGGCGCAGAACTTCGAGTTCAAGACCAAGCGCCTCGGCGACGACGAGCCGACCCCGCCGGGCGTCATCAGGATCAAGGGGTTCAAGGAGCCATCGACGGAGCGTGTGAAGCAGATCGTCGAGACCGATCTCAACGACCTTAAGGCCACCATCCTGCAGGACGACACGTTCGCAAAGGCAGCTATCGGCTCCGCAGACCCGGAGACGACGAATAAGGTGCTAATTCCGAAGATCATCCGGGAGCGCTACCCCGACCTGGACGAGTCGCAGGTCGAGGAGCTTCGCCAGCAGGTCGTGGTGGATTCGGTCATCAAGAACGGCGAGGTACGCGAGGTCGGCGACAAGCGGTTCATCAAAATGTCCGAGAAGTTCGTGAACATCGACGACATCAACATCAACCTCATCGACTCGGTCAACCCGTTCCAACGGGCCTTCGAGGTCATCTCCAAGTCCGTCACGCCGTCAGTGCTTCGGATCATCTCCGACGCCATCACCGCGACCCGAGTGGAGATCACGGAGGAGGAGGCCCTCGCGGCATGGCCCAAGATCCAACAGTGGGCCAAGGTGAACGGCCGCAAGCCGAACGTGCGATCGGATGAACCGACCGAGAAGCGATACGCCGAGGTGCTGCTGTTCCTGCAGCGAAAGAAGCAGGAACGCGACGCTGCGGCGCGAGCGACGCAGATGGCTGACGAGTCGTGA
- a CDS encoding DNA methyltransferase — MVRLNLRAVEERVAPLGGRESYDCEFIFDLLLAYGKPQGNVTRLRNGSLSVAGDKATEVAQKNVVYFKETTGDPLAVIDELKTSPTVVRYRTRFVIVTDYDELLAVDTKTGENLMIPIRDIDQYFTFFLPWAGMEKAQYVSEAHADVKAAERMGKLFDELLAANPGLLELSNGRHTLNIFFTRLLFCFFAEDTGIFTEGQFTNAVGSHTQADGSDVDDFLAALFIALDTEDPADKPTHLASFPYVNGRLFAMESGQTVPAFTKAARDLLISLGTLNWSEINPDIFGSMFQAVVNPDERSDLGQHYTSVPNILKTIEPLFLDGLREHLDVGFDSVRKLEALLDRISAIKVFDPACGSGNFLVIAYKELRKLEHAILERLAELDPKHQVLFAESRISIENFYGIEIADFATEIAILSLWIAKHQMNTEFKEKFGVSIPLIPLKETGQIQQGNATRVDWNTVCRNDGGEIYLIGNPPYKGAKAQTPEMKADFPFVFGNRPFGKNLDYIAMWFVKGADYINNTRAELAFVTTNSVSQGEHVGLMFPMIFAKGIEIGYAYTSFKWENNAKRNAGVTVAVINLRVERPGAKYIYTDGLQIEAKNINGYLAEASSSVYIAKSTKPRNGLPAMASGSMPLDGGHLILSSEEAHRLRSQPAAAPFVKEFLGSDEFISGRDRYALWIPDRDKEAAFANPEIAARADRVADFRARSKRAATADLATVPWRFGYRSHQFVPYVLVPKVSSARREYMPLGYLGPETVISDLAFAVYEAEPWLFTLLSSRMHMAWLGAVGGQMKTDFRYSNTIVYNSFPVPPLTDEVKEHLTVAALRVLDVREYHCEKTLAELYDPDLMPDDLRTAHAEVDALVDSIYSKHGYETDEQRLSDLFDMYEAMTAAEATRAPAKKTRGARQ; from the coding sequence GTGGTGAGGCTCAACCTGAGGGCCGTCGAGGAGCGAGTCGCTCCTCTCGGAGGGCGCGAGTCGTACGACTGCGAGTTCATCTTCGACCTGCTACTCGCGTATGGAAAGCCTCAGGGCAATGTCACGCGACTGCGCAACGGCTCGCTCAGCGTCGCGGGTGACAAGGCGACCGAAGTCGCGCAGAAGAACGTCGTCTACTTCAAGGAGACCACGGGCGACCCGCTCGCGGTGATCGACGAGCTGAAGACCTCGCCGACGGTTGTCCGGTATCGCACCCGCTTCGTGATCGTCACTGACTACGACGAGCTGCTCGCCGTCGACACGAAGACCGGCGAGAACCTGATGATCCCGATCCGGGACATCGACCAATACTTCACGTTTTTCCTGCCTTGGGCGGGCATGGAGAAGGCCCAGTACGTCTCCGAGGCCCACGCGGACGTCAAGGCCGCCGAGCGGATGGGCAAGCTATTCGATGAGCTGCTGGCCGCCAACCCTGGCCTCCTGGAGCTTTCAAACGGCCGCCACACCCTCAACATCTTCTTCACCCGGCTGCTGTTCTGCTTCTTCGCCGAGGACACTGGCATCTTCACCGAAGGGCAGTTCACCAACGCCGTTGGCTCCCACACCCAGGCCGATGGGTCGGACGTGGACGACTTCTTGGCGGCGCTGTTTATAGCGCTGGACACCGAGGACCCGGCCGACAAGCCGACCCATCTGGCCTCGTTCCCTTACGTCAACGGCCGGCTCTTCGCCATGGAGTCTGGGCAAACGGTGCCGGCGTTCACCAAAGCCGCACGCGACCTGCTGATCTCGCTGGGGACGCTGAACTGGAGCGAGATCAACCCCGACATCTTCGGGTCGATGTTCCAGGCGGTCGTCAACCCCGACGAGCGCAGCGACCTCGGGCAGCATTACACCTCGGTTCCGAACATCCTCAAGACGATCGAGCCGCTCTTCCTGGACGGCCTCCGTGAGCATTTAGACGTCGGCTTCGACTCCGTCCGCAAGCTCGAAGCGCTGCTCGATCGGATCAGCGCGATCAAGGTGTTCGACCCTGCCTGCGGGTCCGGCAACTTCCTCGTCATCGCCTACAAGGAGCTGCGCAAGCTCGAGCACGCAATCCTGGAGCGCCTCGCCGAGCTCGACCCGAAGCACCAGGTGCTGTTCGCCGAGTCGAGGATTAGCATCGAGAACTTCTACGGCATCGAGATTGCTGACTTCGCCACTGAGATCGCGATCCTGTCGCTCTGGATCGCCAAGCACCAGATGAACACCGAGTTCAAGGAGAAGTTCGGCGTCTCCATCCCACTGATCCCGCTCAAGGAGACCGGCCAGATCCAGCAGGGGAACGCGACCCGCGTGGACTGGAACACGGTCTGCCGGAACGACGGAGGCGAGATCTACCTGATCGGGAACCCTCCGTACAAGGGCGCGAAGGCACAGACGCCGGAGATGAAGGCCGACTTCCCGTTCGTCTTCGGCAACCGTCCCTTCGGCAAGAACCTCGACTACATCGCGATGTGGTTCGTGAAGGGTGCCGACTACATCAATAATACCCGCGCTGAGCTCGCGTTCGTCACGACGAACTCTGTCTCCCAGGGCGAGCACGTCGGACTGATGTTCCCGATGATCTTCGCCAAGGGCATCGAGATCGGCTACGCCTACACGTCCTTCAAGTGGGAGAACAATGCCAAGCGCAACGCAGGTGTGACAGTCGCTGTCATCAACCTCCGCGTGGAACGGCCGGGGGCAAAGTACATCTACACCGACGGACTGCAGATCGAGGCCAAGAACATCAACGGGTACCTGGCTGAGGCGTCGTCGTCGGTTTACATCGCGAAGTCGACCAAGCCGAGAAACGGGCTCCCTGCGATGGCCTCCGGCAGCATGCCACTGGACGGCGGCCATCTGATCCTGAGTTCCGAAGAAGCGCACCGACTTAGGAGTCAGCCGGCCGCCGCGCCTTTCGTCAAGGAGTTCCTCGGCTCCGATGAGTTCATTAGTGGCCGCGACCGCTACGCGCTTTGGATCCCTGATCGCGACAAGGAGGCCGCGTTCGCAAATCCGGAAATCGCCGCGCGCGCAGATCGCGTCGCAGACTTCCGAGCACGTAGCAAGAGGGCTGCTACGGCTGACCTCGCCACGGTCCCGTGGCGATTCGGGTATCGCAGCCATCAGTTCGTGCCTTACGTTCTGGTTCCGAAGGTGTCGTCGGCTCGGCGAGAGTACATGCCGCTCGGCTATCTGGGGCCGGAGACCGTGATCTCGGACCTGGCTTTCGCTGTGTACGAAGCTGAGCCCTGGCTCTTCACGCTTCTGTCCTCGCGCATGCACATGGCTTGGCTGGGAGCCGTGGGCGGCCAGATGAAGACGGACTTCCGTTACTCGAACACGATCGTCTACAACAGCTTCCCCGTCCCGCCGCTCACCGATGAGGTGAAGGAGCATCTCACCGTCGCGGCGCTGCGGGTGCTTGACGTGCGTGAGTACCACTGCGAGAAGACCCTCGCAGAGCTTTATGACCCTGATCTGATGCCGGATGACCTGCGAACGGCCCACGCCGAGGTCGATGCACTCGTCGACTCGATCTACTCCAAGCATGGGTACGAGACCGACGAGCAGCGACTGTCGGACCTGTTCGATATGTATGAGGCGATGACTGCCGCTGAGGCCACGAGGGCCCCGGCGAAAAAGACAAGGGGCGCACGCCAGTGA
- a CDS encoding DUF6345 domain-containing protein: MAKYVGSWWIKDGIDGRRLEAEGFASTLGGLSEFDWTQNHGESDVKESDFVTTAGTTQRSDQIDAMQMSSHGWQDGFLVWGGDVTTSEAVDFGKNDLEIFATHACDLLHHGSDNSVGRWIPAFQRLHYMLGFHNSSYSGGGQNSRGTWFAMYAAWLYYWSGSWLFRVDIPVREAWAEANEIVEGSNVQWAYLRAEAPGVPTYNERLRAAETTDPVSNRSFWTARGTC; the protein is encoded by the coding sequence ATGGCCAAGTACGTGGGGTCGTGGTGGATCAAGGACGGCATCGACGGCCGTCGACTCGAGGCTGAAGGCTTCGCGTCGACGCTCGGCGGGCTGTCCGAGTTCGACTGGACCCAGAACCATGGTGAGAGCGACGTGAAGGAGTCCGACTTCGTCACGACGGCCGGCACCACCCAACGCAGCGACCAGATCGACGCGATGCAGATGAGCTCGCACGGCTGGCAGGACGGCTTCCTCGTCTGGGGCGGGGACGTCACGACGAGTGAGGCCGTCGACTTCGGCAAGAACGACCTCGAGATCTTCGCGACGCACGCCTGCGACCTGCTGCACCACGGGTCGGACAACAGTGTCGGGCGCTGGATCCCGGCGTTCCAGCGGCTCCACTACATGCTGGGCTTCCATAACAGCAGCTACTCCGGTGGCGGGCAGAACTCCCGCGGCACGTGGTTCGCCATGTATGCCGCGTGGCTCTACTACTGGTCTGGCAGCTGGCTCTTCCGCGTCGACATCCCCGTGCGCGAAGCCTGGGCCGAGGCCAACGAGATCGTCGAGGGCAGCAACGTCCAATGGGCCTACCTGCGGGCCGAGGCCCCGGGCGTCCCCACCTACAACGAGCGGCTGCGCGCCGCCGAGACCACCGACCCTGTCAGCAACCGGTCCTTCTGGACCGCGCGCGGCACCTGCTGA
- a CDS encoding alpha/beta hydrolase: MTEPTALLALPGLGLGPESWRPTLKHLPGGAGSTVRLLPGFGEPAHRRQDQDPRALAEDVLAVLPDDATRVVLLAHSASSQVAAHVAALEPARVVALVLVGPTTDPRTTTWPRLMAAWVATVPYETPRQVPTLLRQYARTTLPAMVRGLEAVRKDSIEQTLDRVTARVLVVRGPRDHICLDDWAASVAARGGDGSRHVTLAAGAHMVPFTHGREVAAVVADFLAELSLRGQ, encoded by the coding sequence ATGACTGAGCCCACAGCTCTGCTCGCCCTGCCCGGACTCGGGCTCGGCCCGGAGTCGTGGCGCCCCACGCTGAAGCACCTGCCGGGTGGTGCGGGGTCCACGGTTCGTTTGCTTCCCGGCTTCGGTGAACCGGCGCACCGCCGGCAGGACCAAGACCCGCGGGCGCTGGCCGAGGACGTGCTGGCCGTCCTGCCGGACGACGCCACCAGGGTGGTCCTGCTGGCGCACTCCGCGAGCAGCCAGGTCGCGGCGCACGTCGCGGCGCTCGAGCCGGCCCGGGTGGTCGCCCTCGTCCTGGTCGGTCCGACCACCGACCCCCGGACCACGACGTGGCCACGGTTGATGGCCGCGTGGGTCGCGACGGTCCCGTACGAGACACCGCGCCAGGTGCCAACGCTGCTGCGCCAGTACGCCAGGACGACCTTGCCGGCCATGGTGCGGGGGTTGGAGGCGGTCCGGAAGGACTCGATCGAGCAGACCCTCGACCGCGTCACGGCCCGGGTGCTCGTCGTCCGCGGTCCGCGCGACCACATCTGCCTGGACGACTGGGCCGCCTCGGTCGCGGCTCGTGGCGGCGACGGAAGTCGACACGTCACGCTCGCGGCCGGTGCCCACATGGTGCCGTTCACGCACGGGCGAGAGGTTGCTGCTGTTGTCGCGGACTTCCTCGCGGAGCTGTCACTGCGAGGGCAGTGA
- a CDS encoding cupin domain-containing protein: MSITDNGPKPNAFDIESATRQNTAYRSVAWTGKYLQVTLMSIPVGSSIGLEVHPETDQFLRLDAGNGVCRIGPSETELTDIEVSDGWSIQVPAGTWHDVVNSGDEPLQLYAIYAPSHHAQGTVHETAEDAEKDEEAGTDEPPEWTVQPS; this comes from the coding sequence ATGAGCATCACCGACAACGGACCCAAGCCCAACGCCTTCGACATCGAGAGCGCCACCAGGCAGAACACGGCCTACCGCTCGGTGGCGTGGACGGGCAAGTACCTCCAGGTGACGCTGATGTCGATCCCCGTTGGCTCCTCGATCGGGCTCGAGGTCCACCCCGAGACCGACCAGTTCCTGCGTCTCGACGCAGGCAATGGCGTATGCCGCATAGGCCCGTCCGAGACCGAGCTCACCGACATCGAGGTCAGCGACGGGTGGTCCATCCAGGTGCCCGCCGGCACCTGGCATGACGTCGTCAACAGCGGCGACGAGCCGCTGCAGCTCTATGCGATCTATGCGCCTTCGCACCACGCCCAAGGCACCGTGCACGAGACGGCCGAGGACGCCGAGAAGGACGAAGAGGCGGGCACCGACGAGCCGCCGGAGTGGACCGTCCAACCGAGTTGA
- a CDS encoding WhiB family transcriptional regulator, with the protein MRAPCQLPGDDLWFADAPDDIALAQALCQGCPLRRSCLDGALDRGERWGVWGGEIFHDGSIVGRKPRVGRPRKDGAAA; encoded by the coding sequence GTGCGCGCCCCGTGCCAGCTCCCCGGGGACGACCTGTGGTTCGCCGACGCCCCTGACGACATCGCGCTCGCCCAGGCGCTGTGCCAAGGCTGTCCCCTGCGACGCTCATGCCTGGACGGCGCTCTCGACCGCGGCGAACGGTGGGGCGTCTGGGGTGGCGAGATCTTCCACGACGGATCAATCGTCGGTCGCAAACCGCGCGTGGGCCGTCCGCGTAAGGACGGTGCCGCTGCTTGA
- a CDS encoding pyridoxamine 5'-phosphate oxidase family protein: MDTTAPQPTADRPVFPDGYGIPQTSDGQLAWSDVEPRLVQSLHYWLSSVRPNGTPHSVPRWGVWLDGRFWYDGAPTTRHTRNVEHNPAVTLTLESGTEVVIIEGDSVATRADADDLGARLSQAFTKYKESGYSPGPDSWSGEHGGGLRVITPRRAMAWFAFPKDCTRFRF, from the coding sequence ATGGACACCACGGCACCTCAACCCACCGCCGACCGTCCCGTGTTTCCGGACGGCTACGGCATCCCGCAGACCTCCGACGGCCAGCTCGCCTGGTCCGACGTCGAGCCACGCCTCGTGCAGTCGTTGCACTACTGGCTCAGCAGCGTGCGCCCCAACGGCACACCGCATTCAGTGCCCCGGTGGGGCGTCTGGCTCGACGGAAGGTTCTGGTACGACGGAGCGCCGACGACACGGCATACGCGCAATGTCGAACACAACCCGGCTGTCACGCTGACGCTCGAGAGCGGAACCGAAGTCGTCATCATCGAGGGCGACTCGGTGGCGACGCGCGCTGATGCCGACGACCTCGGTGCGCGCCTGTCGCAGGCCTTCACGAAATACAAGGAGAGCGGCTACTCCCCCGGCCCCGACTCCTGGTCTGGCGAGCACGGAGGCGGGTTGCGCGTCATCACCCCGCGCCGCGCGATGGCGTGGTTCGCCTTCCCCAAGGACTGCACGCGCTTCCGCTTCTGA
- a CDS encoding SAV_915 family protein, producing the protein MSDQPQTPQAPPVPPMPAPAPETAPAPRVGESSEAADREQAVKEHLASFPPVVYVPTTDEAEPAQRHIILHTLQDGRTALFVYSAPDRLRDMYLPDASWVLCDGAQLQKVQEQTPFDLLFLDIDPDLRDEKG; encoded by the coding sequence ATGAGTGATCAACCGCAGACGCCCCAGGCGCCGCCCGTTCCGCCGATGCCGGCACCTGCTCCGGAGACTGCTCCGGCACCGCGCGTCGGCGAGTCATCGGAGGCCGCAGACAGGGAGCAGGCGGTGAAGGAGCATCTGGCGAGCTTCCCCCCAGTGGTCTATGTCCCCACGACCGACGAAGCCGAGCCCGCGCAGCGCCACATCATCCTGCACACGCTCCAGGACGGCCGCACAGCTCTGTTCGTGTACTCCGCCCCGGACCGGTTGCGCGACATGTATCTGCCGGATGCGTCGTGGGTGCTGTGCGATGGCGCCCAGCTGCAGAAGGTGCAGGAGCAGACGCCGTTCGACTTGCTGTTCCTCGACATCGACCCCGACCTGCGCGACGAGAAGGGCTGA
- a CDS encoding Fur family transcriptional regulator, whose amino-acid sequence MDVEELLRGANLRVTRPRVAVLHALHDSPHADTGTVIEQVRARHTSVSHQAVYDCLNALTEAGIVRRLQPTGSVARYELQAGDNHHHAVCRVCGSITDVACATGKAPCLHAQDPKGFAVDEAEVIYWGLCATCQKSSGTTQSAISTSPEPTTTATDNQKGRR is encoded by the coding sequence ATGGATGTCGAGGAGCTGCTGCGAGGGGCGAACCTTCGGGTGACCCGCCCCCGCGTCGCCGTCCTCCACGCGCTGCACGACAGTCCGCACGCCGACACCGGAACGGTGATCGAGCAGGTGCGCGCACGGCATACCTCCGTCTCGCACCAAGCGGTCTATGACTGCCTCAACGCGCTCACCGAGGCGGGCATCGTGCGCCGCCTGCAGCCCACGGGTTCCGTGGCGCGCTACGAGTTGCAAGCGGGAGACAACCACCACCACGCCGTATGCCGTGTGTGCGGCTCCATCACCGACGTCGCCTGTGCGACCGGCAAGGCTCCGTGCCTGCACGCCCAGGACCCCAAGGGCTTCGCCGTCGACGAGGCCGAGGTCATCTACTGGGGACTGTGCGCTACCTGCCAAAAGTCCTCTGGGACAACCCAATCCGCCATATCCACCAGCCCTGAACCCACCACTACCGCAACAGACAACCAGAAGGGACGCCGATGA